A stretch of the Serratia marcescens genome encodes the following:
- the nifJ gene encoding pyruvate:ferredoxin (flavodoxin) oxidoreductase — protein MITTDGNNAVASVAYRTNEVIAIYPITPSSTMAEQADAWSGDGRQNIWGDIPRVVEMQSEGGAIATVHGALQTGALSTSFTSSQGLLLMIPTLYKLAGELTPFVLHVAARTVATHALSIFGDHSDVMAVRQTGCAMLCAGSVQEAQDFALISQTATLNARVPFIHFFDGFRTSHEINKIVPLSDDTLRQMLPQAAIDAHRSRALSPDHPVVRGTSANPDTYFQSREATNPWYDATGQHLIDAMAAFAALTGRHYRPFDYYGHPQAERVVVVMGSAAGTCEEVIDTLLTRGEKVGVLKVRLFRPFSAKYLLDALPDSVRSVAVLDRTKEPGALAEPLYLDVMTALAEAYSRGERATLPRVIGGRYGLSSKEFGPDCALAVFRELAQPQPRPRFTVGIFDDVTGLSLPLSDEILPQRASLEALFYGLGSDGSVSATKNNIKIIGNATPLYAQGYFVYDSKKAGGLTVSHLRVSEQPINSAYLVSRADFVGCHQLQFIDKYQMVERLKPGGTFLLNTPYGADEVWSSLPQEVQALLHQRQARFYIINAAKLARECRLGARINTVMQMAFFHLTQILPSDVALQQLQDAIARSYSSKGQEIVERNWQALGATRAALTEIPLQPIDASSPMRPPVVSDAAPDFVKTVTAAMLAGLGDALPVSAFPPDGTWPVGTTQWEKRNIAEEIPIWQPDLCTQCNHCVAACPHSAIRAKVVQPAEMEHAPASLQSLDVKARDMRGQKYVLQVAPEDCTGCNLCVEVCPAKDRQNPEIKAINMASRLDNLTAEKDNYDFFLQLPEIDPTQLERIDIRTSQLITPLFEYSGACSGCGETPYIKLLTQLYGDRLLIANATGCSSIYGGNLPTTPYTTNAEGRGPAWANSLFEDNAEFGLGFRLTVDQHRARVLRLLNSLAPQLPEQLVNALQMEDVAPEPRRKQIAELRALLASLEGEDARQLAADADYLVDKSIWLIGGDGWAYDIGFGGLDHVLSLTENVNVLVLDTQCYSNTGGQQSKATPLGAVTKFGEHGKRKARKDLGVSMMMYGHVYVAQISLGAQLNQTVKAIQEAEAYPGPSLIIAYSPCEEHGYDLALSHDQMKQLTATGFWPLYRFDPRRSAEGKAALALDSRPPNSNLSETLLKEQRFRRLNSQQPEVASALYQAAEKELKEKYDFLSLLAGKAEKSAAE, from the coding sequence ATGATAACTACAGATGGTAATAACGCAGTCGCTTCCGTGGCCTACCGCACCAACGAAGTGATTGCCATCTACCCTATCACGCCAAGTTCTACCATGGCGGAGCAGGCGGACGCCTGGTCCGGCGATGGCCGGCAAAACATCTGGGGCGACATCCCGCGGGTGGTGGAAATGCAGTCGGAAGGCGGCGCGATCGCCACCGTGCACGGCGCCTTGCAAACCGGCGCGCTGTCGACCTCGTTCACGTCATCGCAGGGTCTGCTGCTGATGATCCCGACGCTGTACAAACTGGCCGGCGAGCTGACGCCGTTCGTGCTGCACGTCGCCGCGCGCACCGTGGCCACGCACGCGCTGTCTATCTTCGGCGACCATTCTGACGTGATGGCGGTACGCCAGACCGGCTGCGCCATGCTGTGCGCCGGCAGCGTGCAGGAAGCGCAGGACTTCGCGCTGATCTCGCAGACCGCCACCCTCAACGCGCGCGTGCCGTTTATCCATTTCTTCGACGGCTTCCGCACCTCGCACGAGATCAACAAGATCGTGCCGCTCAGCGACGATACGCTGCGGCAAATGTTGCCGCAGGCGGCGATCGACGCTCACCGCAGCCGGGCGCTGTCGCCGGATCATCCGGTGGTGCGCGGCACTTCCGCCAACCCGGACACTTATTTCCAGTCGCGTGAAGCCACCAACCCGTGGTATGACGCCACCGGCCAGCACCTGATCGACGCCATGGCGGCCTTCGCCGCCCTCACCGGCCGCCACTATCGGCCGTTCGACTATTACGGCCATCCGCAGGCCGAACGCGTGGTGGTGGTGATGGGTTCCGCCGCCGGCACCTGCGAAGAGGTGATCGACACCCTGCTGACCCGCGGCGAGAAAGTCGGCGTGCTGAAAGTCCGGCTGTTCCGGCCGTTCTCCGCCAAATACCTGCTCGACGCCCTGCCGGACAGCGTGCGCAGCGTCGCGGTGCTCGATCGCACCAAAGAACCGGGCGCGCTGGCCGAGCCGTTGTATCTGGACGTGATGACCGCGCTGGCGGAAGCCTACAGCCGGGGTGAACGCGCCACGCTGCCGCGGGTGATCGGCGGCCGTTACGGCCTGTCGTCGAAAGAGTTCGGCCCCGACTGCGCGCTGGCGGTGTTCCGTGAGCTGGCCCAGCCGCAGCCGCGCCCGCGCTTTACCGTCGGCATCTTCGATGATGTCACCGGGCTTTCGCTGCCGCTGAGCGACGAAATCCTGCCGCAGCGCGCCTCGCTGGAAGCGCTTTTCTACGGTTTGGGCAGCGACGGCTCGGTCTCGGCCACCAAGAACAACATCAAGATCATCGGCAACGCCACGCCGCTGTATGCCCAGGGCTATTTCGTCTACGACTCCAAAAAGGCCGGCGGCCTGACGGTGTCGCACCTGCGCGTCAGCGAGCAGCCGATCAATTCGGCTTACCTGGTCAGCCGCGCGGACTTCGTCGGCTGCCACCAGCTGCAGTTTATCGATAAGTACCAAATGGTCGAACGCCTGAAGCCCGGCGGCACCTTCCTGCTCAATACCCCTTACGGCGCCGACGAGGTCTGGTCAAGCCTGCCGCAGGAGGTTCAGGCGCTGTTGCACCAACGCCAGGCGCGTTTCTATATCATCAACGCCGCCAAGCTGGCGCGCGAATGCCGGCTCGGCGCGCGTATCAACACCGTCATGCAGATGGCGTTTTTCCACCTGACGCAGATCCTGCCGAGCGACGTGGCGCTGCAACAGCTGCAGGACGCCATCGCCCGCAGCTACAGCAGCAAGGGCCAGGAGATCGTCGAACGCAACTGGCAGGCGCTGGGCGCCACCCGGGCCGCGCTGACCGAGATCCCGCTGCAGCCGATCGACGCCAGCAGCCCGATGCGCCCGCCGGTGGTCTCGGACGCCGCGCCGGACTTCGTCAAAACCGTTACCGCCGCGATGCTGGCCGGGCTGGGCGATGCGTTGCCGGTTTCCGCCTTCCCGCCGGACGGCACCTGGCCGGTGGGCACCACCCAATGGGAAAAGCGCAACATCGCCGAAGAGATCCCGATCTGGCAGCCCGACCTGTGCACCCAGTGCAACCACTGCGTCGCCGCCTGCCCGCACTCCGCCATTCGCGCCAAGGTAGTTCAGCCGGCGGAGATGGAGCACGCCCCCGCCTCCCTGCAGTCACTGGATGTCAAAGCGCGCGATATGCGCGGCCAGAAATACGTGCTGCAGGTAGCGCCGGAAGATTGCACCGGCTGTAACCTGTGCGTCGAGGTCTGCCCGGCGAAAGATCGCCAGAACCCGGAGATCAAGGCCATCAACATGGCTTCCCGCCTCGATAATCTGACGGCGGAGAAAGACAACTACGACTTCTTCCTGCAGCTGCCGGAAATCGATCCGACGCAGCTGGAGCGCATCGATATTCGCACCTCGCAGCTGATCACGCCGCTGTTCGAGTACTCCGGTGCCTGCTCCGGCTGCGGTGAAACGCCGTACATCAAGCTGTTGACCCAGCTCTATGGCGACCGCTTGCTGATCGCCAACGCCACCGGCTGTTCGTCGATCTACGGCGGCAATCTGCCGACCACGCCGTACACCACCAACGCCGAAGGGCGCGGCCCGGCGTGGGCCAACTCGCTGTTCGAAGACAACGCCGAATTTGGCCTGGGCTTCCGCCTGACGGTCGATCAACATCGCGCGCGGGTGCTGCGCCTGCTGAATTCGCTGGCACCGCAGCTGCCGGAGCAGTTGGTCAATGCCCTGCAGATGGAAGATGTGGCGCCGGAGCCGCGCCGTAAGCAGATCGCCGAACTACGCGCGCTGCTGGCAAGTCTCGAAGGCGAAGACGCACGCCAGCTGGCGGCCGACGCCGACTACCTGGTGGATAAATCCATCTGGCTGATCGGCGGGGACGGCTGGGCCTACGACATCGGCTTCGGCGGTTTGGATCACGTGCTCAGCCTGACGGAGAACGTCAACGTGCTGGTGCTCGACACCCAGTGCTACTCCAACACCGGCGGCCAGCAGTCGAAGGCCACGCCGCTCGGCGCGGTGACCAAGTTCGGTGAACACGGCAAGCGCAAGGCACGCAAGGATTTGGGCGTCAGCATGATGATGTACGGCCATGTCTACGTCGCGCAGATCTCGCTGGGGGCGCAGCTTAACCAAACGGTGAAAGCGATTCAGGAGGCCGAAGCCTATCCGGGCCCGTCGCTGATCATCGCCTACAGCCCGTGCGAAGAGCACGGCTACGATCTGGCGCTCAGTCACGATCAGATGAAACAGCTGACCGCCACCGGCTTCTGGCCGCTGTACCGCTTCGATCCGCGCCGCAGCGCCGAGGGCAAGGCCGCATTGGCGCTGGATTCACGGCCGCCAAACAGCAACCTGTCGGAAACGCTGCTGAAAGAACAGCGTTTCCGCCGCCTGAACTCGCAGCAGCCGGAGGTGGCCAGCGCGCTGTATCAGGCCGCCGAGAAAGAGCTGAAGGAGAAATACGACTTCCTCAGCCTGCTGGCCGGCAAGGCAGAAAAATCCGCCGCAGAGTAA
- the hslJ gene encoding heat shock protein HslJ, with translation MRKTTVAALAALALAGCSMKPHTAVTPGDLLHHNFVLQSVDGETAMSPAGGGLLNLEFGESLHVSGAMCNRFFGQGQLRDGVLTVKPLATTRRLCPDEQRNRWDRVIGTVLENGAEVTLNAQQLTLNGSGHTLIYTLRDWVY, from the coding sequence ATGAGAAAAACCACGGTAGCCGCCCTTGCGGCGCTGGCCTTAGCGGGGTGCAGCATGAAACCACACACGGCCGTCACGCCAGGCGATCTGTTGCATCACAACTTCGTGTTGCAAAGCGTGGATGGCGAAACGGCGATGTCACCGGCGGGCGGCGGCCTGCTCAATCTGGAGTTCGGCGAGAGCCTGCATGTCTCCGGCGCGATGTGCAACCGCTTCTTCGGCCAGGGGCAATTACGCGACGGCGTGCTGACGGTGAAACCGCTGGCCACGACCCGCAGGCTGTGCCCTGATGAACAGCGCAACCGCTGGGATCGGGTGATCGGCACCGTGCTGGAAAACGGCGCCGAAGTAACGCTAAACGCCCAGCAACTGACGCTCAACGGCAGCGGCCACACGCTTATCTATACCCTGCGCGATTGGGTGTATTGA
- a CDS encoding YnbE family lipoprotein, with protein sequence MKIMSVSALAAVLCVSLLSGCVPRIEVATPKDPITINMNVKIEHEIHIKVDKDVENLLKTQSGLF encoded by the coding sequence ATGAAAATCATGAGTGTGTCGGCGCTGGCAGCGGTGCTGTGCGTTTCGCTGCTGAGCGGCTGCGTGCCGCGCATCGAGGTGGCGACGCCGAAGGATCCGATCACCATCAATATGAACGTCAAGATCGAGCATGAAATTCATATCAAGGTGGATAAGGACGTCGAAAACCTGCTGAAAACCCAAAGCGGTCTGTTCTAG
- a CDS encoding YdbL family protein: MKKRYLWLAGAAWLFSSVAMALTLDEAKQQGRVGETLSGYIAPVKQDAETLALVKRINAGRTEKYQEVADGNHIAVDEVARMAGQKLVTRAQSGEYVRGINGQWLKK; the protein is encoded by the coding sequence ATGAAAAAACGTTATTTGTGGCTGGCCGGCGCCGCCTGGTTGTTCAGCAGCGTGGCGATGGCGCTGACGCTGGATGAGGCGAAGCAGCAAGGGCGGGTGGGCGAAACCCTGAGCGGCTACATCGCGCCGGTGAAGCAGGACGCGGAAACGCTGGCGCTGGTGAAGCGCATCAACGCCGGCCGCACCGAGAAGTATCAGGAAGTGGCGGACGGCAACCATATCGCCGTCGACGAAGTGGCGCGCATGGCCGGGCAGAAGCTGGTGACGCGCGCGCAGAGCGGCGAGTATGTGCGCGGCATCAACGGCCAGTGGCTGAAGAAATAA
- the azoR gene encoding FMN-dependent NADH-azoreductase: MSNVLVLKSSILATYSQSNQLADFFVEQWSNAHSGDTITVRDLAAQPIPVLDGELVGALRPSDAPLTPRQQEALALSDELIAELQANDVIVIAAPMYNFNIPTQLKNYFDLVARAGVTFRYTENGPEGLVKNKRAVILTSRGGIHKGTPTDLVEPYLRLFLGFIGITDVEFVFAEGIAYGPEVATKAQEDAKAALSQVVAA; this comes from the coding sequence ATGAGCAACGTATTGGTTCTGAAATCAAGCATCCTGGCGACCTACTCTCAGTCTAACCAACTGGCCGATTTCTTCGTAGAGCAATGGAGCAACGCCCACAGCGGCGACACCATCACCGTGCGCGATCTGGCCGCGCAGCCAATTCCGGTGCTGGACGGTGAACTGGTCGGCGCGCTGCGTCCTTCCGATGCGCCGTTGACTCCACGTCAACAAGAAGCGCTGGCCCTGTCGGACGAGCTGATCGCCGAGCTGCAGGCCAATGACGTCATCGTGATTGCCGCACCGATGTACAACTTCAACATCCCGACCCAGCTGAAAAACTATTTCGACCTGGTTGCCCGCGCCGGCGTGACCTTCCGTTATACCGAAAACGGTCCGGAAGGCCTGGTTAAAAACAAACGCGCCGTGATCCTGACCAGCCGCGGCGGCATCCATAAAGGCACCCCGACCGACCTGGTAGAACCTTACCTGCGTCTGTTCCTGGGCTTCATCGGCATCACCGACGTGGAGTTCGTCTTCGCGGAAGGTATCGCCTACGGTCCGGAAGTGGCGACCAAAGCACAGGAAGACGCGAAAGCGGCCCTGTCTCAGGTGGTTGCTGCCTAA
- the ssmE gene encoding multidrug efflux SMR transporter SsmE: protein MSAFMYLTMAIVAEVIATTMLKASEGFTRLWPSLLVVLGYGVAFWGLSMVVKSMPLGIVYAIWSGMGIVLVSIAAVFVYQQKLDWPAIVGMGLIIAGVLVINLLSKASVH from the coding sequence ATGAGCGCATTTATGTATTTGACGATGGCGATAGTCGCGGAAGTGATCGCCACCACCATGTTGAAAGCCTCCGAGGGCTTTACCCGCCTGTGGCCGTCGCTGCTGGTGGTGCTGGGCTACGGCGTGGCATTTTGGGGGCTGTCGATGGTGGTCAAGAGCATGCCGCTGGGCATCGTGTATGCGATTTGGTCGGGCATGGGGATTGTGCTGGTATCGATCGCCGCGGTATTCGTTTATCAGCAAAAATTGGATTGGCCGGCGATCGTCGGCATGGGATTAATTATTGCCGGCGTGCTGGTGATTAATTTACTGTCCAAAGCCTCGGTACACTGA
- a CDS encoding YdbH family protein — protein MTRRLKVFIGTVAGCAILVLALWQTLPRWLPGVLSHWLPAGSRLELQGKLHWHQGGLALAGARFTAQDCLLANVGPTRLAYRQGRWQLSSDKVSVDSACLPKLPSGDANSAPLALDQLQRQLPSLDLTINDLTLIPWQRYAGKLQLSSGPDGQRLHYRGPNLSAEAQLDEKQQLTLQSLSVVPPNSAQPLHLAGKITLPLDLASLPTQGALQGEMQTAYLEKPVLLDMRWQQQQGVLTVSEKGDDRPLAVLPWEVTPQRVSIKQGEWRWPYSGQPLNGGLNIALHDWSKGWDETEISARLNVITAGHNGKGNAVLTLGPGKVGLTDSDLRFQLTGQANLADFSTTASIPGVIGGSILNPTLVLQPGSLLRLWGKVTPEMTLEEARLPLAGVKVTAAGITGRLQAILSASDSYWGRFKLHLDGQAQDFWPDKGDWQWRYWGNGRLPPLQAAWDVAGSGRWQDSELVLDKLSTGFDKLKYGLVTVAAPRLSLNQPLRWQRDEQSPQLNGELQLAADKVSFSDGGHLPAPVLALQLSGRSPDSFQLQGKLQAQQIGPIALRGRWDGERLRGEAWWPKQSLKVFQPLLAPDLNLTLRDGEFYAQSAFSAAREQGFEAGGHWVVKNGGMWLKDGEMSGLDFILSYRFKQHQWLLGAKQPVSLRIKSFSNLFEMQNISADLQGTYPYSERQPLTLSNVGVDMLNGHISLSALRLPQHDAAVLKLDKVDLSALFTALKPKQFAMSGRVDGELPLFLNHPKWLVQNGWIANAGTLTLRLDKDMADAIGSNNLATGAAIDWLRYMEINRSHARVDLDNLGELTLSARIDGINPQKSAKREVILNYRHQENVFQLWRSLRFGDNLQEWLEQALSQPGEQQ, from the coding sequence ATGACCAGGCGATTGAAAGTATTCATAGGGACGGTGGCGGGCTGCGCAATTCTGGTGCTGGCGTTGTGGCAAACTTTGCCGCGCTGGCTGCCGGGGGTGTTATCGCATTGGTTGCCGGCGGGGAGCCGCCTGGAGTTGCAGGGTAAATTGCATTGGCATCAGGGCGGCCTGGCGCTGGCGGGGGCGCGTTTCACCGCGCAAGATTGCCTGCTGGCCAACGTCGGGCCGACGCGGCTGGCTTACCGCCAGGGCCGTTGGCAGCTGTCGAGCGATAAGGTCAGCGTCGATAGCGCCTGTTTGCCAAAACTGCCGAGCGGCGACGCCAACAGCGCGCCGCTGGCGCTCGATCAATTGCAGCGGCAACTGCCGTCGCTGGATCTCACCATTAATGATCTGACGCTCATTCCCTGGCAGCGCTATGCCGGCAAGCTGCAGCTTTCCTCCGGCCCTGACGGGCAACGCCTGCATTATCGGGGGCCGAATCTCAGCGCCGAGGCACAGCTGGATGAAAAACAGCAGCTGACGTTGCAGAGCCTGAGCGTCGTCCCACCCAACAGCGCGCAACCGCTGCACCTCGCCGGCAAGATAACTCTTCCGCTGGATTTGGCCAGCCTGCCGACGCAGGGCGCGCTGCAGGGGGAAATGCAGACCGCCTATCTGGAAAAACCGGTATTGCTGGACATGCGCTGGCAACAGCAGCAGGGCGTGTTGACGGTAAGCGAAAAAGGCGACGATCGGCCGCTGGCGGTGTTGCCGTGGGAAGTGACCCCGCAGCGGGTCAGCATCAAGCAGGGCGAGTGGCGTTGGCCATACAGCGGGCAGCCGTTGAACGGCGGCCTGAACATCGCGCTGCACGACTGGAGCAAAGGGTGGGATGAAACGGAGATCAGCGCGCGGCTGAACGTGATCACCGCCGGCCACAACGGCAAGGGCAATGCGGTGCTCACCCTCGGGCCGGGCAAGGTAGGGTTGACCGACAGCGATCTGCGCTTCCAACTGACCGGCCAGGCCAATCTGGCCGACTTCTCCACCACCGCGTCAATCCCGGGCGTGATCGGCGGCAGCATTCTTAATCCGACGCTGGTGCTTCAGCCAGGTTCGCTGCTCCGTCTGTGGGGCAAGGTGACGCCGGAAATGACGCTGGAAGAGGCGCGTTTGCCGCTGGCGGGCGTGAAGGTGACCGCCGCCGGCATCACCGGCCGCCTGCAGGCGATTTTGAGCGCCAGCGACAGTTATTGGGGGCGCTTCAAGCTGCACCTGGACGGCCAGGCGCAGGATTTCTGGCCGGACAAGGGCGACTGGCAGTGGCGTTACTGGGGCAACGGCCGGTTGCCGCCGCTGCAGGCTGCCTGGGACGTCGCCGGCAGCGGGCGCTGGCAGGACAGCGAGCTGGTGCTCGACAAGCTCTCCACCGGCTTCGACAAGTTGAAGTACGGTCTGGTGACGGTCGCCGCGCCGCGCCTGAGCCTCAACCAACCGCTGCGCTGGCAGCGTGATGAACAAAGCCCGCAGCTCAACGGCGAACTCCAGCTGGCGGCGGATAAGGTCAGCTTCAGCGACGGCGGCCATCTACCGGCGCCGGTGCTGGCGCTGCAGCTGAGCGGCCGTTCGCCGGACAGTTTCCAGCTGCAGGGCAAACTGCAGGCGCAGCAGATCGGGCCGATCGCGCTGCGCGGCCGCTGGGACGGCGAACGCCTGCGCGGCGAAGCCTGGTGGCCGAAACAGTCGCTGAAGGTCTTCCAGCCGCTGCTGGCACCGGATCTCAATCTCACGCTGCGCGACGGCGAGTTTTACGCGCAGTCGGCGTTTTCCGCTGCCCGTGAACAAGGCTTCGAGGCCGGCGGCCACTGGGTGGTGAAAAACGGCGGCATGTGGCTGAAGGACGGCGAGATGAGCGGCCTGGACTTCATCCTGTCGTACCGGTTCAAGCAGCATCAGTGGCTGCTGGGTGCCAAACAGCCGGTGTCGCTGCGCATCAAGTCTTTCAGCAACCTGTTCGAGATGCAGAACATTTCCGCCGATCTGCAGGGCACCTATCCTTATAGCGAAAGGCAGCCGCTGACGTTGAGCAACGTCGGCGTGGACATGCTCAACGGGCATATCAGCCTGTCGGCGCTGCGGTTGCCGCAGCATGACGCTGCGGTGCTGAAACTGGACAAGGTCGATCTCAGCGCGCTGTTCACCGCCCTGAAACCGAAGCAGTTCGCCATGTCCGGCCGCGTCGACGGCGAGCTGCCGCTGTTCCTGAACCACCCCAAGTGGCTGGTGCAAAACGGCTGGATCGCCAATGCCGGCACGTTGACGCTGCGGCTGGACAAAGACATGGCCGACGCCATCGGCAGCAACAACCTGGCGACCGGCGCGGCGATCGACTGGCTGCGCTATATGGAAATCAACCGTTCGCACGCCCGGGTCGACCTCGACAACCTGGGTGAGCTGACGCTGAGCGCGCGCATCGACGGTATCAACCCGCAGAAGAGCGCCAAGCGTGAGGTGATCCTGAACTATCGCCATCAGGAAAACGTGTTTCAGCTGTGGCGCAGTTTGCGCTTCGGCGACAATTTACAGGAGTGGCTGGAGCAGGCCCTCTCACAACCTGGGGAGCAACAATGA
- a CDS encoding 2-hydroxyacid dehydrogenase: MKLAIYSTKQYDRKYLELVNQQFGYELEFFDFLLSKKTAKTAAGCKAVCLFVNDDGSREVLEELAALGVEILALRCAGFNNVDLDAAQELGIKVVRVPAYSPEAVAEHAVGMMMCLNRRIHRAYQRTRDANFSLEGLIGFNMHNRTAGVIGTGKIGVATMRILKGFGMKLLAYDPFPSEQALELGAEYVDLKTLYAQSDVITLHCPLTPENHHLLNADAFAMMKNGVMVINTSRGALIDSTAAIDALKQQKIGALGMDVYENERDLFFEDKSNDVIQDDVFRRLSACHNVLFTGHQAFLTEEALTSISQTTLQNISQLDRGETCPNQLNA, translated from the coding sequence ATGAAATTGGCGATATACAGTACCAAACAGTATGACCGTAAATATCTCGAACTGGTGAATCAGCAGTTTGGCTATGAGCTGGAATTCTTCGACTTTTTACTCAGTAAAAAAACCGCCAAAACGGCCGCCGGTTGCAAGGCGGTGTGCCTCTTCGTCAACGACGACGGCAGCCGTGAAGTGCTCGAAGAACTGGCGGCGCTGGGCGTCGAAATTCTCGCCTTGCGCTGCGCCGGTTTTAATAACGTCGATCTGGACGCCGCCCAAGAACTGGGCATCAAGGTGGTGCGCGTGCCGGCCTACTCGCCGGAAGCTGTGGCAGAACACGCGGTAGGCATGATGATGTGCCTGAACCGCCGTATTCACCGCGCCTATCAACGCACGCGCGACGCCAACTTCTCGCTGGAAGGGCTGATCGGCTTTAACATGCACAACCGCACCGCCGGCGTGATCGGCACCGGTAAAATCGGCGTGGCGACGATGCGCATTCTGAAAGGCTTCGGCATGAAGCTGCTGGCCTACGATCCGTTCCCGAGCGAACAGGCGCTGGAACTGGGCGCGGAATATGTCGATCTGAAAACGCTGTACGCGCAGTCCGACGTGATCACCCTGCATTGCCCGCTGACGCCGGAAAACCACCATCTGCTGAATGCCGACGCCTTCGCGATGATGAAAAACGGCGTGATGGTGATCAACACCAGCCGCGGCGCGCTGATCGACTCCACCGCCGCCATCGATGCGCTGAAACAGCAGAAAATCGGCGCGCTGGGGATGGACGTTTACGAGAATGAACGCGATCTGTTCTTCGAAGACAAGTCGAACGACGTGATTCAGGATGACGTGTTCCGCCGCCTCTCGGCCTGCCACAACGTGCTGTTTACCGGCCATCAGGCTTTCCTGACCGAAGAGGCGCTGACCAGCATTTCGCAAACCACGCTGCAGAACATCAGCCAGTTGGATCGCGGCGAAACCTGCCCGAACCAGTTGAACGCCTGA
- a CDS encoding DUF333 domain-containing protein, which produces MTTSKWLLASAVLLLAACSSNNEEPVQQGNSARINTLQTSAGCAAVGGVTTIAHNLNGEALRMCQMPNGKQCEERTLGLGSCAG; this is translated from the coding sequence ATGACGACATCAAAATGGCTGCTTGCCAGCGCCGTGCTGCTTTTAGCCGCGTGCAGCAGCAATAACGAAGAGCCAGTACAGCAGGGCAACAGTGCCAGAATCAATACGTTGCAGACCAGCGCCGGTTGCGCGGCGGTCGGCGGCGTCACCACCATCGCGCACAACCTGAACGGTGAAGCGCTGCGCATGTGCCAGATGCCGAACGGCAAGCAGTGCGAAGAACGCACGCTGGGCCTGGGCAGCTGCGCCGGGTAA
- a CDS encoding putative quinol monooxygenase yields the protein MITLNVFFQVNPAKRPAFLSLLNTMVQESNKETGCSFYQLWQCQNDENSYALIENWDDKASLAAHQKTPHWIAFNDAVNGYLTHDYDEHHYTEIAR from the coding sequence ATGATCACGCTTAACGTCTTTTTTCAGGTCAACCCGGCCAAGCGACCCGCGTTTCTCAGCCTGCTCAACACCATGGTGCAGGAATCCAATAAAGAAACCGGCTGCTCTTTTTATCAGCTTTGGCAATGCCAGAACGATGAAAACAGCTATGCGCTGATTGAAAACTGGGACGATAAGGCGTCGCTTGCGGCGCACCAGAAAACACCGCATTGGATCGCCTTTAACGATGCCGTCAACGGGTATTTGACCCATGACTACGATGAGCATCATTACACGGAAATCGCTCGCTAA
- a CDS encoding LysR family transcriptional regulator, giving the protein MFKRAQLATFCMVVESESLTAAAERLFCVPSNVTKKLKELETACGVTLFDRERNRLSLTPEGRALYHKAKRFLAIEERARAQLEQDPVQGELKLGALDIALSHHLPQKLAHYRAQNRRVQLSVVQGYSLDLEFQLQKGTLDVVFSDGPIEHPQLQSRRAFQERLVFIGGAYQPALLAKSDLYVYSRQCHYRHLVDAWLQKQQIIPAALLEVECYDVIFACVTAGLGYAFVPESLARQREVAYIECGNEMRSDIYAIWRKASDSHIVQAFIEAVI; this is encoded by the coding sequence ATGTTTAAACGTGCCCAGTTAGCCACCTTTTGCATGGTGGTGGAGTCGGAGAGTCTGACGGCAGCGGCGGAGAGGCTGTTTTGCGTGCCCTCTAACGTGACCAAGAAATTAAAAGAGTTGGAAACGGCGTGTGGCGTTACGCTATTTGATCGTGAGCGCAATCGGTTGTCGCTTACGCCGGAAGGCCGAGCGCTTTACCATAAGGCCAAGCGCTTTTTGGCTATCGAAGAGCGGGCGCGAGCGCAGCTTGAACAGGATCCGGTGCAGGGTGAACTGAAGCTTGGCGCGCTGGATATCGCCTTGAGCCATCATCTGCCGCAAAAGTTGGCGCATTACCGTGCGCAGAACCGCCGTGTTCAGTTGAGTGTGGTGCAGGGCTATTCGCTGGATCTGGAGTTTCAATTGCAAAAAGGGACGCTGGACGTGGTGTTTTCTGATGGGCCGATAGAACATCCGCAGTTGCAGAGCCGGCGTGCTTTTCAGGAGCGTTTGGTCTTCATTGGCGGGGCGTATCAGCCAGCGTTGTTGGCAAAAAGCGATCTCTATGTTTATTCGCGGCAATGCCACTATCGCCATCTGGTGGATGCCTGGTTGCAGAAGCAGCAAATCATCCCCGCCGCGCTGCTGGAGGTGGAATGCTACGACGTGATATTCGCCTGCGTCACCGCGGGGTTGGGGTATGCGTTTGTCCCTGAAAGCCTGGCGCGACAGCGAGAGGTTGCGTATATCGAGTGCGGGAATGAAATGCGCAGCGATATTTATGCTATCTGGCGTAAAGCGAGCGACAGCCACATAGTACAGGCTTTTATTGAGGCCGTGATTTGA